The following proteins come from a genomic window of Gordonia westfalica:
- a CDS encoding FecCD family ABC transporter permease, producing MFIGVLAGGVALLIISIAAAVTLGPASLSVRDVYAVIGEHWGIGSSGLTALQDGIVWQLRLPRTLLAAVCGAGLALCGAIMQSLLRNPLADPFVLGISSGASTGAVLVAILGIGGGIISLSTGAFAGAVVAFATVIALAAGAGGGTAKVILAGVAGTQLFSALTSFIVMSSANAEQTRGVLFWLLGSLSGADWSDVIVCGTITGFGIVVCLTVSSSLDAFTFGNNAAAALGVSVRRIRILLLTVTALITASLVSAAGAIGFVGLVLPHAARFLVGPRHGRLLPAAAVIGAVFMVWVDAAARTLFAPQEIPVGVVTALVGVPAFALILFRMRGTA from the coding sequence GTGTTCATCGGCGTGCTCGCCGGCGGAGTCGCCCTACTGATCATCTCGATCGCGGCGGCCGTCACTCTCGGCCCGGCAAGCCTGTCGGTACGGGACGTATACGCCGTCATCGGCGAGCACTGGGGAATCGGCTCGTCGGGCCTGACCGCGTTACAGGACGGCATCGTCTGGCAGCTCAGACTCCCCCGCACCCTCCTCGCCGCGGTCTGCGGCGCAGGACTCGCACTGTGCGGGGCGATCATGCAATCGCTGCTGCGCAACCCCCTGGCCGACCCGTTCGTTCTTGGTATCTCCTCAGGTGCCTCGACCGGTGCGGTACTGGTGGCGATCCTCGGAATCGGGGGCGGGATCATCTCGCTGTCGACCGGTGCGTTCGCCGGCGCGGTGGTCGCATTCGCGACAGTCATCGCCCTGGCTGCGGGTGCGGGAGGAGGCACCGCGAAGGTCATTCTCGCCGGAGTCGCAGGGACACAACTGTTCTCTGCGCTGACCTCGTTCATCGTCATGTCCTCGGCGAACGCCGAACAGACCCGCGGGGTGCTGTTCTGGCTACTGGGCTCGCTCAGTGGCGCCGACTGGTCGGACGTCATCGTCTGCGGCACGATCACCGGCTTCGGAATCGTCGTCTGCCTCACGGTGTCCTCATCGCTCGATGCGTTCACCTTCGGCAACAACGCAGCGGCGGCTCTGGGGGTGTCCGTCCGCAGGATCCGGATCCTGTTGCTCACCGTGACCGCGTTGATCACCGCATCACTGGTGAGCGCGGCGGGCGCGATCGGGTTCGTCGGTCTGGTGCTGCCACATGCGGCCCGATTCCTCGTCGGGCCGCGGCACGGACGGCTACTCCCCGCCGCCGCGGTGATCGGCGCGGTGTTCATGGTGTGGGTCGACGCCGCTGCACGAACCCTGTTCGCCCCCCAGGAGATCCCGGTGGGCGTCGTCACGGCCCTGGTCGGGGTTCCGGCCTTCGCACTCATACTGTTCCGCATGCGGGGCACCGCATGA
- a CDS encoding heme/hemin ABC transporter substrate-binding protein: MRTLLVLLTLAIVSLTASACFVTPIDQKQKSPTTHLRSGPQTAEFENTDVTPVSANPTPRLPVTVESVRYGEVTVTDASRIIAVDISGTLGSIVYALGLGSKVVGRDTSTAFPSAAGLPVVTNRGHSLNAESVLALDPSVVLVSESTVPATAVDQIRDSGVAVVVFPATRDLASNDTLMRSVAKTLGVPESGEKLVERTDAQLESARDLVPDPSGDPTMAFLYIRGRNLLLLAGPGSGADDLIAELGGKDAGEAARLTGAFTAVTAESMITADPDVVIVMTQGADTVGGPEGVLSLPGIAETEAGRNGRVVQMDETKILAFGPDVGLVLASLAKAIYE, translated from the coding sequence ATGCGGACGTTGCTGGTCCTGCTCACCCTTGCCATCGTGTCGTTGACCGCTTCGGCCTGCTTCGTCACACCCATCGACCAGAAGCAGAAGTCCCCGACCACGCATCTGCGCAGCGGCCCGCAGACCGCCGAGTTCGAGAACACCGATGTCACCCCGGTGTCGGCGAATCCGACGCCGAGGCTGCCGGTCACGGTCGAGTCGGTGCGCTACGGCGAGGTGACCGTGACCGACGCGAGCCGGATCATCGCCGTCGACATCAGCGGCACGCTCGGCAGCATCGTCTATGCCCTCGGTCTCGGTTCCAAGGTCGTCGGCCGGGACACCTCGACGGCCTTTCCCTCCGCGGCCGGCCTGCCGGTGGTGACCAACCGCGGCCACAGTCTCAACGCGGAATCCGTTCTGGCCCTTGATCCGTCCGTCGTACTCGTCAGCGAGTCGACGGTGCCCGCGACTGCGGTCGACCAGATCCGCGATTCCGGTGTCGCGGTCGTGGTGTTCCCCGCGACCCGCGACCTCGCCTCCAACGACACCCTGATGCGGTCGGTGGCGAAGACCCTGGGTGTGCCCGAGTCCGGCGAGAAGCTCGTCGAGCGCACGGACGCCCAGCTCGAGTCGGCCCGCGACCTCGTCCCCGATCCGTCCGGCGACCCGACGATGGCGTTCCTCTACATCCGGGGCCGAAATCTCCTGCTGCTCGCCGGACCCGGTTCCGGCGCCGACGATCTGATCGCCGAACTCGGCGGCAAGGACGCCGGCGAGGCCGCCCGGCTCACGGGCGCCTTCACCGCGGTCACCGCCGAGTCGATGATCACCGCGGACCCCGACGTCGTCATCGTCATGACGCAGGGCGCCGACACCGTCGGCGGTCCCGAGGGCGTGTTGAGCCTTCCCGGCATCGCCGAGACCGAGGCCGGCCGCAACGGCCGCGTCGTGCAGATGGACGAGACCAAGATCCTCGCCTTCGGACCCGACGTGGGTCTCGTGCTGGCGTCATTGGCGAAGGCGATCTACGAGTGA
- a CDS encoding protein kinase domain-containing protein, with the protein MEIVEPGSVFAGYRVISLLGRGGMGQVWLVEHPTLGRREALKIISPNPADPSFDERFRNEARTAAALDHPGIVTVYTHGVENGSPWFSMTYLDGRDLTAAGPMPVDEVVTVVGRAADALDYAHGQRVIHRDIKPANIVVARGPDGRISRVTVLDFGIARLVDGNKMTATNLFVGTLAYAAPELLTGEAAIPASDQYALACTAFELLTGRQPFPGTTPMALISGHVNSPVPRLSDRDPALAHLDPVFARALAKRPGDRFASCADFATALERARPLDQTGAAGPRRAATTTPAPAFPPQVQQHPQPQQQPPAQLYPNTRQHPRLQPPGYNPHTPVPIFGGQNPPPPGPQSGPSGPSGPPRPPKRTGLFVGVGVGVFVLVLALVVTAIVLVGSDDAPATTASGSSSSSASGSTSAAPGSSSDFESIASSGDSTCAVRGGELFCWGGNQYGTLGDGSTTDRPRPEKVSGLDDVSAVSMGGLGKACAIASGELYCWGHGVGQSGQKVTLPTKVRGMGEVSAVSVGLTTCAITSGDLYCWGNNLNGQAGGGSDATVPEPTRVPGLSGVTAVSTSHTTTCAIASGTAYCWGNNADGQVGDGTTTNRSAPTRVTGLDSPTSISTSLYSTCAVANGSGGVAGAVFCWGENDSGQLGDGTEVNRTRPTPIDVRGATQVSTAGYGACAAAGGSAYCWGSRSGLPDHSPDRVNGLSGVTEITTGSANVCAVAGSEMYCWGLNSKGQLGNGTTTTSNEPQPVRFPA; encoded by the coding sequence GTGGAGATCGTGGAACCCGGATCGGTGTTCGCCGGGTATCGCGTGATCTCGCTGCTGGGTCGCGGCGGCATGGGCCAGGTCTGGCTCGTCGAACATCCGACGCTGGGCCGTCGTGAGGCATTGAAGATCATCTCGCCGAATCCGGCGGATCCCAGCTTCGACGAGCGTTTCCGCAACGAGGCCCGGACCGCGGCGGCCCTCGATCACCCGGGCATCGTCACCGTCTACACCCACGGGGTGGAGAACGGCAGCCCGTGGTTCTCGATGACCTACCTCGACGGCCGGGACCTCACCGCAGCCGGTCCGATGCCCGTGGACGAGGTCGTCACCGTCGTCGGCCGCGCCGCCGACGCACTCGACTACGCCCACGGTCAACGCGTGATCCACCGCGACATCAAGCCCGCGAACATCGTCGTCGCCCGCGGGCCGGACGGGCGCATCAGCCGCGTGACGGTCCTCGACTTCGGCATCGCCCGCCTGGTCGACGGGAACAAGATGACGGCGACGAACCTGTTCGTGGGCACCCTGGCCTACGCCGCGCCGGAACTGCTCACCGGAGAGGCCGCGATCCCCGCCTCGGATCAATACGCCCTGGCCTGCACCGCCTTCGAACTCCTCACCGGCCGTCAGCCGTTCCCGGGCACGACGCCGATGGCCCTCATCTCGGGTCATGTGAACTCCCCCGTGCCCCGGCTCTCGGACCGCGATCCGGCACTGGCACACCTCGACCCGGTGTTCGCCCGCGCGCTGGCCAAGCGACCCGGCGACCGGTTCGCGTCGTGCGCGGACTTCGCGACGGCCCTCGAGCGTGCGCGTCCCCTCGACCAGACAGGGGCCGCCGGCCCGCGGCGAGCCGCGACCACCACCCCGGCGCCCGCGTTCCCGCCGCAGGTCCAGCAACACCCACAGCCTCAGCAGCAACCACCGGCGCAGCTGTACCCGAACACCCGGCAACACCCCCGGCTCCAGCCACCCGGCTACAACCCGCACACCCCGGTCCCGATATTCGGCGGCCAGAACCCGCCACCTCCCGGGCCGCAGTCCGGGCCGTCCGGGCCGTCCGGGCCACCCCGGCCGCCGAAGCGGACCGGGTTGTTCGTGGGCGTGGGCGTCGGTGTCTTCGTCCTGGTCCTGGCACTCGTCGTCACCGCGATCGTCCTGGTCGGTTCGGACGACGCCCCGGCGACCACGGCCTCGGGGTCCTCGAGTTCATCGGCGAGCGGATCGACCAGTGCCGCACCCGGTTCGAGCAGCGACTTCGAGTCCATCGCCTCGAGCGGCGACAGCACCTGCGCGGTGCGCGGCGGCGAGCTCTTCTGCTGGGGCGGCAACCAGTACGGCACGCTCGGTGACGGCTCGACGACGGACCGACCCCGCCCGGAGAAGGTCTCCGGCCTCGACGACGTGTCGGCGGTCAGCATGGGTGGCCTCGGCAAGGCGTGCGCGATCGCCTCGGGTGAGTTGTACTGCTGGGGTCATGGCGTCGGACAGTCCGGTCAGAAGGTGACGTTGCCGACCAAGGTCCGCGGCATGGGCGAGGTGAGCGCGGTGTCCGTCGGCCTCACCACCTGTGCGATCACCTCGGGCGACCTGTACTGCTGGGGAAACAACCTCAACGGTCAGGCCGGCGGGGGCAGCGATGCCACGGTCCCGGAGCCGACGCGGGTCCCGGGCCTGTCCGGCGTCACGGCGGTCTCGACCTCGCACACGACGACCTGCGCCATCGCGTCGGGAACCGCCTACTGCTGGGGCAACAACGCCGACGGGCAGGTCGGCGACGGGACCACCACCAACCGGTCGGCACCGACCAGGGTGACCGGCCTCGATTCGCCCACCTCGATCAGCACGAGCCTCTACTCGACCTGCGCGGTCGCCAACGGTTCCGGTGGCGTCGCGGGAGCCGTCTTCTGCTGGGGCGAGAACGACTCCGGGCAGCTCGGTGACGGCACCGAGGTCAACCGGACGCGCCCGACCCCGATCGACGTACGCGGGGCGACGCAGGTGTCCACCGCAGGATACGGCGCCTGCGCCGCGGCGGGCGGTTCCGCCTACTGCTGGGGCTCGCGGAGCGGTCTTCCCGACCACAGCCCGGACCGGGTCAACGGCCTGTCCGGGGTCACCGAGATCACCACCGGCTCGGCCAACGTGTGTGCGGTGGCGGGCTCCGAGATGTATTGCTGGGGACTCAACAGCAAGGGACAGCTGGGAAACGGGACCACCACGACGAGCAACGAGCCCCAGCCGGTGCGTTTCCCCGCCTGA
- a CDS encoding ABC transporter ATP-binding protein yields MPLHAKDIGWSRGGHLVLDGVTVEPAPGETIGLLGPNGSGKSSLLGVLAGVHRPDTGRVLLDNTDIRTLRRRQIARRVAVVEQHADTEIDINVADIVRLGRIPHSGTFGGDQAADAAAIDEALTHTGMLRHRHRRWHTLSGGERQRVQIARALAQQPDELLLDEPTNHLDISHQLDILALVSGLPITSYIALHDLNLAAVFCDRVVVLDHGSIVAAGTPIEVITEQLVEDVYSVRARVTVEDGIPHVDWSRHVVGPSV; encoded by the coding sequence ATGCCCCTGCACGCCAAAGACATCGGATGGAGCCGCGGCGGACACCTCGTCCTCGACGGCGTCACCGTCGAACCGGCCCCAGGAGAGACGATCGGACTCCTCGGACCCAACGGCTCCGGAAAATCGTCGCTCCTCGGTGTGCTGGCCGGAGTCCACAGACCGGACACGGGTCGTGTCCTGTTGGACAACACCGACATACGAACGCTTCGCCGGCGTCAGATCGCCCGGAGAGTCGCCGTCGTCGAGCAACACGCGGACACCGAGATCGACATCAACGTCGCCGACATCGTCAGGCTCGGACGGATCCCGCACAGCGGCACCTTCGGCGGCGACCAGGCAGCCGACGCCGCCGCGATCGACGAAGCGCTCACGCACACCGGGATGCTCCGGCATCGGCACCGGCGGTGGCATACGCTGTCCGGCGGCGAACGTCAACGCGTCCAGATCGCACGAGCCCTCGCCCAACAACCCGACGAGCTGCTCCTCGACGAGCCGACGAACCACCTGGACATCTCCCACCAGCTCGACATCCTCGCCTTGGTATCCGGCCTGCCGATCACCAGCTACATCGCGCTGCACGACCTGAATCTCGCAGCGGTGTTCTGCGACCGCGTCGTCGTCCTCGACCACGGCTCGATCGTCGCGGCCGGAACCCCGATCGAAGTCATCACCGAACAGCTGGTCGAGGATGTGTACTCGGTCCGGGCACGCGTCACCGTCGAGGACGGCATCCCGCACGTCGACTGGAGCCGACACGTGGTCGGGCCATCCGTGTAG
- the map gene encoding type I methionyl aminopeptidase, with protein sequence MPVRSALKPGTPTPIRTVPDSIERPEYVWKPTVDEGHEPWVQTPETIEKMRLAGKIAANALAEAGKAVAPGVTTDELDRIAHEYMVDHGAYPSTLGYKDFPKSCCTSLNEVICHGIPDSTVIADGDIVNIDVTAYIDGVHGDTNATFLAGDVEQEVVDLVERTRIATQRAIKAVKPGRELNVVGRVIESYANRFGYSVVRDFTGHGIGETFHNGLVVLHYDEPDVDTVLEPGMVFTIEPMINLGGLAWEMWDDGWTVVTADRKWTAQFEHTLVVTEDGAEILTVPDA encoded by the coding sequence ATGCCAGTTCGCAGTGCCCTCAAGCCCGGTACCCCGACGCCGATCCGGACCGTTCCCGACTCCATCGAGCGACCGGAGTACGTGTGGAAGCCGACGGTCGACGAGGGGCACGAACCGTGGGTACAGACCCCCGAGACCATCGAGAAGATGCGCCTCGCCGGGAAGATCGCCGCCAACGCCCTCGCCGAGGCCGGCAAGGCCGTCGCACCCGGCGTGACCACCGATGAACTCGACCGCATCGCCCACGAGTACATGGTCGACCACGGCGCCTACCCGTCGACGCTGGGCTACAAGGACTTTCCGAAGTCCTGCTGCACCTCGCTCAACGAGGTGATCTGTCACGGCATCCCGGATTCGACCGTCATCGCCGACGGCGACATCGTCAACATCGACGTCACCGCCTACATCGACGGCGTCCACGGCGACACCAACGCGACCTTCCTCGCCGGGGACGTCGAGCAGGAGGTCGTCGATCTCGTCGAGCGCACCCGCATCGCCACCCAGCGGGCGATCAAGGCGGTCAAGCCGGGACGCGAACTCAACGTCGTCGGACGGGTCATCGAGTCGTACGCGAATCGCTTCGGCTACAGCGTCGTCCGCGACTTCACCGGCCACGGCATCGGTGAGACATTCCACAACGGCCTCGTCGTGCTGCACTACGACGAACCCGACGTCGACACCGTCCTCGAGCCGGGCATGGTCTTCACCATCGAGCCGATGATCAATCTCGGCGGCCTGGCCTGGGAGATGTGGGACGACGGCTGGACGGTCGTGACCGCGGACCGCAAGTGGACCGCTCAGTTCGAGCACACCCTCGTCGTCACCGAGGACGGCGCGGAGATCCTGACCGTGCCAGACGCCTGA
- a CDS encoding ABC transporter substrate-binding protein: MRISATRCAITLAATLVLAGCTGSDSDTDEAAATGDTVTIDNCGRTVSVESPPQRVVSLNQASTEILLSLGLADRMVGTATWTDPVRENLADANAAVPRLADNKPSLETVLEANPDFVTASFGSSIGDGGAEGRDQYEKLGVPTYLSPTDNGCNGDVSSASNADGARTTPYTMDSVYQEIRELSAIFGVDERGEDLIDELKGRVRAASEPVNATGVTLAYWFADTQTPYMAGCCGSSGAITTAVGATNVFADTTDEWPQVPWETVADRNPTALVLADLSRRSVDGDALDSKIAFLESDPVTAQMQAVRDRRYIIVNGADMNPTIRTVDGIEKVAAALQKWNLATPQS, from the coding sequence ATGCGCATCTCAGCGACCCGCTGCGCGATCACCCTTGCCGCGACCCTGGTCCTCGCCGGCTGCACCGGCTCGGACAGCGACACAGACGAAGCCGCCGCCACCGGCGACACCGTCACCATCGACAACTGCGGTCGGACCGTCAGTGTCGAGTCCCCGCCGCAGCGGGTGGTCTCACTCAACCAGGCCTCGACCGAGATCTTGCTGTCCCTGGGCCTCGCCGACCGCATGGTCGGCACGGCGACGTGGACCGACCCGGTCCGCGAGAATCTCGCCGACGCCAATGCCGCGGTCCCCCGGCTCGCCGACAACAAACCGTCGCTGGAGACCGTGCTCGAGGCGAACCCGGACTTCGTCACGGCATCGTTCGGCTCGTCCATCGGCGACGGTGGAGCCGAGGGCCGCGACCAGTACGAGAAGCTCGGCGTACCCACCTATCTCTCGCCCACCGACAACGGTTGCAACGGCGACGTGTCCTCGGCTTCCAACGCCGACGGCGCACGCACGACCCCATACACGATGGACAGCGTCTACCAGGAGATTCGCGAGCTCTCAGCGATTTTCGGTGTCGACGAGCGCGGCGAGGATCTCATCGACGAACTCAAGGGCCGCGTACGCGCGGCCTCGGAACCGGTGAACGCGACAGGGGTGACACTGGCGTACTGGTTCGCCGACACCCAGACCCCGTACATGGCCGGATGCTGCGGCTCGTCGGGAGCCATCACCACCGCGGTCGGCGCCACCAACGTCTTCGCCGACACCACCGACGAATGGCCGCAGGTGCCCTGGGAGACAGTCGCCGACCGCAATCCCACCGCGCTGGTGCTGGCCGACCTGAGTCGACGCAGCGTCGACGGCGACGCACTCGACAGCAAGATCGCGTTCCTCGAGTCCGATCCGGTCACCGCCCAGATGCAGGCAGTACGCGACCGCCGCTACATCATCGTCAACGGCGCGGACATGAACCCGACGATCCGCACCGTCGACGGCATCGAGAAGGTCGCGGCTGCACTGCAGAAGTGGAACCTCGCCACTCCGCAATCGTGA
- a CDS encoding short-chain fatty acyl-CoA regulator family protein → MFVGARLRRLRDERGLSQAALARRIDLSTSYVNQLENDQRPLTVPVLLTLSREFDLDADYFAPDGDARLVADLADVLAAQPDVPDVSRAEIAELVARMPAVGTTLVNLHRRLTAADSEVDNYRAQVSGDPSRPASTPMPFEEVRDFFYDRRNHIDALDVAAERIFSDHRLTIGGLDLQLADVLASDHGIRVAITHHPDPAARAHTPKRRFDATDRTVHLAGRLTAGQRAFQLATQLAMETQSEVIDDIIAGADDLSDEAVPVARIGLANYFAGALLLPYEIFRQAADAAHYDIELLSLGFEVGFETICHRLSTLQRPGSRGIPFIFVRVDRAGNISKRQSATAFHFSRVGGSCPLWVVHDAFATPGRVLTQVSAMPDGRSYFWLARTTVEPGGYLTPHKSFAIGLGCDVAHAERLVYSTGVDLTDPRTVVPIGAGCKVCDRPACPQRAFPQLGRPIHVDPEVSDSVPYRPRPVQD, encoded by the coding sequence ATGTTCGTTGGCGCGAGACTGCGTCGGCTACGCGACGAGCGAGGCCTGTCCCAGGCGGCGTTGGCCCGGCGGATCGACCTGTCGACCAGCTACGTCAACCAACTGGAAAACGATCAGCGGCCACTCACGGTGCCGGTGTTGCTGACGTTGTCGCGCGAATTCGACCTCGACGCAGACTATTTCGCCCCGGACGGTGACGCCAGGCTCGTTGCCGACCTCGCCGACGTCCTCGCCGCCCAACCTGACGTCCCCGACGTCAGCCGCGCGGAGATCGCCGAACTCGTCGCACGCATGCCGGCGGTCGGTACGACACTGGTGAACCTGCACCGCCGCCTTACCGCCGCCGACAGCGAAGTGGACAACTACCGGGCGCAGGTGTCCGGCGACCCGTCCCGCCCGGCGTCGACCCCGATGCCGTTCGAAGAGGTCCGTGACTTCTTCTACGACCGGCGCAACCACATCGATGCACTCGACGTGGCAGCCGAGCGGATCTTCTCCGATCACCGACTGACCATCGGCGGCCTCGACCTCCAGTTGGCCGACGTACTGGCCTCCGATCACGGCATCCGGGTGGCCATCACCCACCACCCGGACCCGGCCGCCCGGGCACACACGCCCAAACGACGATTCGACGCGACCGACCGCACCGTGCATCTGGCGGGGCGACTGACCGCAGGACAGCGCGCGTTCCAGCTGGCGACCCAGTTGGCCATGGAAACCCAGTCCGAGGTCATCGACGACATCATCGCCGGCGCTGATGATCTCAGCGATGAAGCGGTCCCCGTTGCCCGAATCGGTCTGGCCAACTATTTCGCCGGCGCACTACTACTGCCGTACGAGATCTTCCGACAGGCCGCCGACGCCGCACACTACGACATCGAGTTGCTCAGCCTCGGTTTCGAAGTCGGGTTCGAGACCATCTGCCACCGGCTGTCGACTCTGCAACGACCGGGCAGCCGCGGAATCCCGTTCATCTTCGTACGCGTCGACCGCGCCGGAAACATCTCGAAAAGACAGTCCGCCACCGCATTCCACTTCTCGCGAGTCGGCGGCAGCTGCCCGCTGTGGGTCGTGCACGACGCCTTCGCCACACCGGGGCGAGTCCTGACCCAGGTCTCGGCGATGCCCGACGGGCGCTCGTACTTCTGGCTCGCCCGCACCACCGTCGAACCCGGCGGGTACCTCACCCCTCACAAGAGTTTCGCGATCGGACTCGGCTGCGATGTCGCCCACGCCGAGCGACTCGTCTACTCCACCGGCGTCGACCTCACCGATCCCCGGACGGTGGTACCCATCGGGGCCGGATGCAAGGTGTGCGACCGCCCCGCCTGCCCGCAACGCGCTTTCCCCCAACTCGGGCGACCCATTCACGTCGACCCCGAGGTCAGCGACTCCGTGCCCTACCGTCCCCGGCCGGTACAGGATTGA
- the prpD gene encoding 2-methylcitrate dehydratase PrpD, producing the protein MINHHVRTHRSSEDFPQSEHLAQKIADIAVDPVEVPADTRDMIINRIIDNAAVSAASVIRRPVTSARRQAQAHPGTPGATVFGIDGTFSPEWAAWANGVAVRELDFHDTFLAAEYSHPGDNIPALVAVGQHVGAGGHDLIRGLATAYEVQVDLVRGMCLHEHKIDHVAHLGPSVAAGLGTMLNLDAETIYQAIGQALHLTTATRQSRKGLISSWKAYAPAHAGKIAVEAVDRAMRGEGAPAPIWEGEDGVIAWLLSGADAEYTIPLPGPGEPKRAILDTYTKEHSAEYQSQAPIDLARRMREKIADFDDIESIVLHTSHHTHVVIGTGSGDPQKFDPTASRETLDHSVMYIFAVALQDGTWDHEKSYAPERANRPDTIALWKKISTVEDPEWTRRYHSTDPNEKAFGAKAVITLRNGEVITDELAVADAHPLGARPFGRDQYTAKFRSMAEGVVDFDEQDRFLGDVEKLETIAAGGLSVLNTLVLPAVLDKAPQTGKGIFR; encoded by the coding sequence ATGATCAATCATCACGTCCGGACCCATCGCAGCTCCGAGGACTTCCCGCAGTCGGAGCATCTCGCTCAGAAGATCGCCGACATCGCCGTGGACCCGGTCGAGGTACCCGCCGACACCCGCGACATGATCATCAACCGCATCATCGACAACGCCGCGGTGAGTGCCGCCTCGGTCATCCGCCGTCCGGTCACCTCCGCGCGCCGACAGGCGCAGGCTCATCCGGGCACACCGGGCGCCACGGTGTTCGGGATCGACGGCACCTTCTCCCCGGAGTGGGCCGCGTGGGCCAACGGCGTGGCGGTGCGCGAACTCGACTTCCACGACACGTTCCTCGCCGCGGAGTACTCCCATCCCGGCGACAACATCCCCGCACTCGTCGCGGTCGGACAGCACGTCGGTGCCGGCGGCCATGACCTGATCCGTGGCCTGGCCACCGCCTACGAAGTGCAGGTCGACCTCGTCCGCGGAATGTGCTTGCACGAGCACAAGATCGACCACGTCGCCCACCTGGGGCCCTCGGTGGCCGCCGGTCTGGGCACGATGCTGAACCTGGACGCCGAGACCATCTATCAGGCGATCGGTCAGGCGCTGCATCTGACCACGGCGACCCGCCAGTCGCGCAAGGGGCTGATCTCCAGCTGGAAGGCCTACGCGCCCGCCCACGCCGGCAAGATCGCCGTCGAGGCGGTCGACCGCGCCATGCGCGGAGAGGGTGCCCCCGCCCCGATCTGGGAGGGCGAGGACGGCGTCATCGCCTGGCTGCTGAGCGGGGCCGACGCCGAGTACACGATCCCGCTCCCCGGGCCCGGTGAGCCGAAGCGGGCAATCCTGGACACCTACACCAAGGAACACTCCGCGGAGTACCAGAGCCAGGCGCCGATCGACCTCGCCCGCCGGATGCGTGAGAAGATCGCCGACTTCGACGACATCGAGTCGATCGTGCTGCACACGAGTCATCACACACATGTCGTCATCGGAACCGGGTCCGGGGATCCGCAGAAGTTCGATCCGACCGCCAGCCGCGAGACCCTCGACCACTCGGTGATGTACATCTTCGCCGTCGCCCTGCAGGACGGCACCTGGGATCACGAGAAGTCCTACGCCCCGGAGCGTGCGAACCGCCCCGACACCATCGCACTGTGGAAGAAGATCTCGACCGTCGAGGATCCCGAGTGGACCCGCCGGTACCACTCGACCGATCCGAACGAGAAGGCATTCGGGGCGAAGGCAGTCATCACGCTGCGGAACGGTGAGGTCATCACCGACGAACTCGCCGTCGCCGACGCGCATCCGCTCGGCGCCCGTCCGTTCGGCCGGGACCAGTACACCGCGAAGTTCCGTTCGATGGCCGAGGGCGTCGTCGACTTCGATGAGCAGGACCGCTTCCTCGGCGATGTCGAGAAGCTGGAGACGATCGCCGCCGGTGGCCTGTCGGTGCTGAACACGCTTGTCCTTCCGGCAGTCCTGGACAAGGCTCCGCAGACCGGGAAGGGCATTTTCCGATGA